The following is a genomic window from Hyperolius riggenbachi isolate aHypRig1 chromosome 4, aHypRig1.pri, whole genome shotgun sequence.
ggctgacgtcaggacgtcggctgacgtcgatgacgtcactctgctcgtcgctatggcgacgatctaagcaaaacaaggaaggccgctcattgcggccttccttgtttattctgggcgccggaggcgatcggaagaacgcctccggagcgccctctagtgggctttcatgcagccaactttcagttggctgcatgaaatagttttttttttataaaaaaaaaaccctcccgcagcctccctggcgatcttatcagaacgccagggtggttaaaaggaaaaaattggGTGCTTGCTAtcaaccactaaagttggcacaaaattacgcaaaaattacgcaaaatttccaaTGGATCACACAAAATCACtaatttacaaattgtaattatgtataggcgtaattgcaagaatttatgcaaaattttgcgtaagaggaattagctgattacaatcatcattTAAGTTCAGCTCCTTActatggatccatctgaaaatgacgcctgtgaataatggcgcacggtgttgccgctaatccgtttgccgcttatcgctatttacgttaaagccttattatcATTAAGCTCTGTTTActttattgaaaattagcgttaacacacagaaccctctctgtacctatccctaacccctagaccctcctggtggtgcctaaccctaagacccccctggtggtgcctaaccctaaccacccccctggtggtgcctaaccctaaccaacccgctggaggtgcctaaccctaagcaccccctggtggtgcctaaccctaaatctcccctggtggtgcctaaccctaaccaacccgctggacaggggaggactggccaggggggaaggggggaaatttccccccaggctgcctctcatttaatgatttagggctggccgatccacCAATCTTTTCgattattattgaatcagatgaaaacctgtgctgccacaagcatgcccaatcaaggatttgactgatttcgggtggaaattagttgaatgtattgatctgagatgctgggaaatctcaggtcgATGTGGTCGATCACGTGCAGCAATCACGAATGATGAATGTGATGGAAACTCGGGCCATTGTGGCTCAAAATATATTATGTGCCCCCGATGCctgtgcattatactttacctgtcttgctgtccctcaagtgtccttgctgtatttctgcattggcgccccacgtgaccgtcggcatatagcacgtgggacgCAAGTGTGACATCATTTGAGCTGGGgtgccgtgaaaacgggcctctagtttgtgttttccctccaggccagaaggccccagtcctcccctgccgctggaggtgcctaaccctaagacccccctggtggtgcctaaccctaaatctcccctggtggtgcctaaccctaaccttgacattgTTATATTAAATACAttaaccgttttgcagttaaataacttctgcagtttggcttatgtagggcgctattgataaataacgttactgtgcgcaacaacgtctgctgtttggcaaatgaacggtgctattgataaataactttACTGTgtgcccttttttttcttttttccttgtgCATTAttttgcagtactaacgataaatagcgataagcgtatctttttaatgcggcgccatttttatgcatatgcgctgtgcgccattattcactgatccgccttACTATAGCTAAATCAGTGCATGCATCAGATGTAAAGTTTGAATCCTACTTTTTCTTCTCATCGGGGACATCTGTGCCGTCGTCGTCCATTCGGGTGTGAAGTTCATGGATGACTTTGTTTAGTGTCCCGTAGAATTCCTTGTTGTCTTCTCGGATTCCCTTATTATGTTCTGAGATGACCTCTTGGTAGCCCTGGTCCTGGGCGTCGGCATTCACCGTATACTTCAGGCTCTGGAGAACCCTGTTGTTATCCTGAAGAAGGGTCTGTAGGTATTGCACTTCCTCCTTTACGCTCCGCCCATTGCTCTTCATTACACACGCCTCCTGGCGAGGGGTCACGAAGGTCATCTGACACTTCAGGCTGGCTGGGGGCTTATATTGGGGCTCTTTGGGCTGATCGTGAAAGGCGCTTAGAAGATATCCAGAGCCTAAATCCGCCAAGGCGTCATCTCCACTCTGCGCTGTGCTGGGCGATACGGCCAACCACAACGTCACCGTCGCCCACAGAGCCCAGTAGTGCTGCATGGTGTCCTGAAAACCAAACATAAATTAG
Proteins encoded in this region:
- the LOC137570367 gene encoding uncharacterized protein — protein: MQHYWALWATVTLWLAVSPSTAQSGDDALADLGSGYLLSAFHDQPKEPQYKPPASLKCQMTFVTPRQEACVMKSNGRSVKEEVQYLQTLLQDNNRVLQSLKYTVNADAQDQGYQEVISEHNKGIREDNKEFYGTLNKVIHELHTRMDDDGTDVPDEKKKLRKNFLMMDQLLETTFQLAEKLDKTSENLDLLLEKQLERSTTLAYRNTLKS